The region GTTCCAGAAGGAGACCGCGTAGAAGAGCACCATCGTCGCGATGATCGCCTTCGACAGCGGCAGCACGATGCGCAGCAGGATGCCGTACGTGTTCAGCCCGTCGACCGCCGCCGCCTCCTCCAGCTCGGTCGGCAGGCTCTCGAAGAACGCCTTCATGACCAGCAGGTTGAACACACTGATGGCGTTGGGGATCACCACGGCCCAGATGGTGTTCTTCATCCCCAGGCTGGTGACCAGCACGTAGTTGGGGATCAGACCGCCGGAGAAGAACATGGTGAACAGCGCGACACCGACCAGCAGGCCGCGCCCCTTGAGCTGGGGCTTCGACAACACGTACGCGTAGCAGGTGGTCAGCACGATGGAGATGAGCGTGGCGACGACCGTGTAGACCACCGTGTTGCGGTAGTTCGTCCAGAACAGCCCGTCGGACATCAACAGCTCGTACGCGGTCAGGTCGAACCCGCGCGGGACGATGGTCACCTTCCCGGCGAGGATGTACGCCTCTTCGCTGAGCGAGCGGGCCACGATGTTGAGGAACGGGTACAGCGTCACGAACACGACGCCCAACAGGACGATCGTGTTGACGATTCGGAAGATCCGGTAACCCCGGCTGTCGTCCGGGCCGCGCGTCTTCGGGGCGTCGCGCTTCGCGCCGAGAATCACCACAGGCTCGTCCCCAGTGTGCGACGGGAGATGACGTTCGCCGACAGGACCAGGGTCAGCCCGATCACCGCCTCGAAGAGCCCGATCGCGGCGGCGTAGCTGAAGTTGCTGGACTGGAAGCCCATCCGGAACAGGTAGGTGGAGACCACGTCCGCGGTCGGGTAGGTCAGCGGGTTGTAGAGCAGCAGGATCTTCTCGAACCCGACCGCCAGGAAGCTGCCGATGTTGAGGATCAGCAGCGTCATCATGGTGGGCCGGATGCCGGGCAGGGTGACGTGCCAGGTCTGCCGCAGCCGACTGGCGCCGTCGAGCCGGGCGGCCTCGTACAGGTCCTCGTCGATGGTGGTGAGGGCGGCGAGGTAGAGGATCGTCCCCCATCCGACGGTCTGCCAGACCTCCGACGAGACGTAGATGGTGCGGAACCACTCCGGTTTCTGCAGGAACGCCACCGATTCGCCGCCGAACAGCTCGACGATCTGGTTGGCCGTACCGCCGACCGAGGTGAACTGCGCGATCATCGCCGCCACGATCACGATCGACAGGAAGTGCGGCAGGTACGACACCGACTGCACGAACCGCTTGAAACGGCGGGCACGTACCTCGTTGAGCAGCAGCGCCAGCACGATCGGCAGTGGAAAGCAGAACAGCAGGGTCAGCGCCCCGAGCACCAGCGTGTTGGTGAACACCTCCCAGAACGTCGGGTCGCTGAGGAACATCCGGAAGTACCGGAGCCCGACCCAGTACTCACCGAAGATGCTGCCGCCCGGCTTGAAACGCCGGAAGGCGATGATGTTCCCGAGCATCGGCAGGTACCGGAAGATCAGGAAGAACAGCAGGGGCAGGACCGCCAGCGAGTAGAGCTGCCAGTCCCGGCGCAGCGCCTGCCGCCAGGTCCGGCCGCGTCGCGGCGATTGGGGTGCCGGGCTGGCGACCGCGGGCGAGCGCGGCGGCGCCGGCGGGGGTGGCCGCAACGTGGACGTCACAGCGGCCTCCTACACGGACTGCGGAACGGCCACCAGGGGCTCGATCCGCACCGACGTGAACAGTTCCCGCTGGTAGCCGACCTGGCGCTCGGGGCCGGTCAACCGCAGCGGCAGGCTCGCCGCCACGTCGCCGCTGGACCGCCCGAACCGCAGTTCGACGTCGCCCGGCTCGACGATGCGCCGGCCGGAGAGCCCGGTGAACGACGCGACGTCGGCCGGCACCCCGAACGTCACGTGCGCCGATTCCCCGGGCGCCAACGGCAGGCGGGCGTAGCCGACCAGCCGGACCACCGGACGGGTGACCTGTGCGACCGGATCGTGCAGATAGAGCTGCACCACCTCGGTGCCGGCCCGGTCACCGGTGTTGGCGACGGTGATCCGCACCCGTACCTCGCCGTCGACCGGCCAGACCGCCGGCTCGCCCCACGTCTCGTCCGCCGCCTCGACGATCCGGGCGTCGGACCATTCGAAGGTGGTGTAGCTCAACCCGTGGCCGAACGGGTAGCTCGGCGTCGGGTCGATCGAGGAGACCTTGTTGCGCCGACCGAGCGGCGGCGTCAGGTAGGTGCTCGGCATCCCACCCGCGTCGCGGGGCACACTGACCGGCAACCGCCCGGACGGGTTGACCGCGCCGGTGAGCACCTCGGCGAGCGCCTGCCCACCGAGCTGGCCGAGGAAGAACGCCTGCACCACGCCCGCGGCGGCGTCGAACTCCGGGCCGAGCGCGTAGGGGCGGCCGGTCATCAGTACCAGGACGACCGGGGTGCCGGTGGCGAGGACAGCCCGCACCAGGTCGGCCTGCACACCGGGAAGCCGCAGATCGGCGGCATCGCAGCCCTCGCCGGACGTGCCCCGCCCGAACATTCCCGCCCGGTCGCCGACGGCGAGCACGCACACGTCGGCGCCGGCCGCCGCGGCGACCGCGGCCGGGATGCCGGAGGTGTCCCCGCCGGTGATGGCGCAGCCGGGCTCGTGGGTGAGCAGCGGGACGCGTCGGGCCAACTCGTCACGCAACGAGGGGATGTCCAGGCCGAGCCCGAACTCGCTGTGGTTGACGCCCACGTGGTTGGGGAACGAGTAGCAGCCGAGCATGGCCATCGGATCGTCGGCGAGCGGACCGACCAGGGCCACCCGGCTGCCGGCGGCCAGCGGAAGGACACCGGTGTTGCGCAGCAGGACCACGGCTTCCCGGGCGAGGCGCACGGCGACGTCCTGGCTGATCTCGTCGTCGAAGCGCAGGGACGCCACGTCGTCGGGCAGTTCCTGCCAGCCCTCGTCGAGCAGACCCAGCTCGATCTTCTGGATCAGCACCCGGCGCAGCGCGCAGTCGATCAGCGCCTCGTCGACCTCGCCGCGACGCACCGCCTCCACCAGCGGCGCACCGAAGGCGTCCACAGTGGGTAACTCGACGTCGATGCCGGCTCGCAGGGCGAGCCGGGCGGCGTCGGCGGCGCCGCCTGCGACACCGTGCAGGGTCTCCAGGAAGCGAACGGAGAAGTAGTCGGCGACCACGGTGCCGGTGAAGCCCCACTCGTCGCGCAGCAGCCCGGTCAGCAGTCCGGGGTCGGCGGCGACGGGCAGACCGTCGATCTCCGCGTAGGAGTTCATCACCGAGCGGGCACCACCGTGGCGCAGCGCCATCTCGAACGGCGGCAGGATGACGTCGGCCAACTCCCGGGGGCCCATCGGCACCGGAGCGAGGTTGCGTCCGCCACGGGAGGCCGAGTAGCCGGCGAAGTGTTTGAGCGTGGCCACCACACCGGCCCGCTCCAGGCCCCGCACGTACGCGGTACCGGTCGTCCCCACCAGGTAGGGGTCCTCGCCGATCGTCTCCTCGGTGCGGCCCCAGCGGTAGTCGCGGGTGACGTCCAGGACCGGGGCGAGGCCCTGGTGCACACCGGCGGCGCGCATGGAGCGCCCGATCCGGTCGGCCATCGCCTCGACCAGTTCCGGGTCGAAGGACGCGCCCCAGCTCAGCGGCGTCGGGTAGACGGTGGCTCGCCACGCCGCGAACCCGGTGAGGCATTCCTCGTGCACCTGCGCAGGGATGCCGAACCGGCTGGCGGCGACGATCTGTGCCTGCGAGGCGGCCAGCGACCGGGCGCCCAGCACGGGATCGACCGGCGCGGTGCCGAACGGGCGGGTGAGCTGGCCCAACCCGTACCGGATGACACTGTTCCACTGCGGCGTCTCGCTGATCATGTCGGACTGGTGAGGCGCCACGCCCTCGCCGGTGGCGTCGGCGCCGACCCAGACCCCGACGAGCTGCGCGATTTTCTCCTCGAGCGACATCATCGGCACGAGCGCCTCGGCCCGCTCTGTCGGCGAGAGGCGCGAATCGCGCCACGGCGCGGCGTCGCTGTCGCCGGGCAACTGACTTCTCATGCCAAGACCCCTCAGCTCCGGCTACCTCCCCTCGCGGAGCCAGGTTCGTAGCCGACGTTTCCCACGATCCGAAACTTTCCGGAACCCCGCGCAACCTTTTCGGCAACCTAAGTGCCGCATCGATGAGTGTCAAGGGCTTGCCTGGACCCGCGGCGATCATCGCCGGCAGGCCGTGACTCATTCCGAGCGCACCGCCCGCCCACGAGCCGGAGGCGAGTTGGGTACGGTCCACACGGTGTCAGCATCGACTGGCGGGAATGGCTGATCGTGTTAGGGTCTGCCGAAACTTTCGGATGTTTCGTGAGGCTGCGATGACGGAGCACCGCCCACTCGACCCACCCGCCTCCACCACCATCGCGACCATCGCCAACGACGTCGGCGTCTCGGTCGCGACGGTGTCCAAGGTCCTCAACGGACGCGGCGATGTCGCTCCCGGCACCAGAGCCCGGGTGGAGGCGAGCCTCGACCGCCACCAGTACCAGCGCCGCGCCCGGCGGCCCTCGAC is a window of Micromonospora sp. WMMD961 DNA encoding:
- a CDS encoding ABC transporter permease subunit, with amino-acid sequence MTSTLRPPPPAPPRSPAVASPAPQSPRRGRTWRQALRRDWQLYSLAVLPLLFFLIFRYLPMLGNIIAFRRFKPGGSIFGEYWVGLRYFRMFLSDPTFWEVFTNTLVLGALTLLFCFPLPIVLALLLNEVRARRFKRFVQSVSYLPHFLSIVIVAAMIAQFTSVGGTANQIVELFGGESVAFLQKPEWFRTIYVSSEVWQTVGWGTILYLAALTTIDEDLYEAARLDGASRLRQTWHVTLPGIRPTMMTLLILNIGSFLAVGFEKILLLYNPLTYPTADVVSTYLFRMGFQSSNFSYAAAIGLFEAVIGLTLVLSANVISRRTLGTSLW
- a CDS encoding carbohydrate ABC transporter permease, whose product is MILGAKRDAPKTRGPDDSRGYRIFRIVNTIVLLGVVFVTLYPFLNIVARSLSEEAYILAGKVTIVPRGFDLTAYELLMSDGLFWTNYRNTVVYTVVATLISIVLTTCYAYVLSKPQLKGRGLLVGVALFTMFFSGGLIPNYVLVTSLGMKNTIWAVVIPNAISVFNLLVMKAFFESLPTELEEAAAVDGLNTYGILLRIVLPLSKAIIATMVLFYAVSFWNSWFTAFLYMDEQDLLPVTVYLRNLIAGATSAESAAADADKVQAAATLQAVTIVLTTLPILAVYPFVQRYFVRGVMLGAVKG
- a CDS encoding glycoside hydrolase family 3 N-terminal domain-containing protein; translated protein: MRSQLPGDSDAAPWRDSRLSPTERAEALVPMMSLEEKIAQLVGVWVGADATGEGVAPHQSDMISETPQWNSVIRYGLGQLTRPFGTAPVDPVLGARSLAASQAQIVAASRFGIPAQVHEECLTGFAAWRATVYPTPLSWGASFDPELVEAMADRIGRSMRAAGVHQGLAPVLDVTRDYRWGRTEETIGEDPYLVGTTGTAYVRGLERAGVVATLKHFAGYSASRGGRNLAPVPMGPRELADVILPPFEMALRHGGARSVMNSYAEIDGLPVAADPGLLTGLLRDEWGFTGTVVADYFSVRFLETLHGVAGGAADAARLALRAGIDVELPTVDAFGAPLVEAVRRGEVDEALIDCALRRVLIQKIELGLLDEGWQELPDDVASLRFDDEISQDVAVRLAREAVVLLRNTGVLPLAAGSRVALVGPLADDPMAMLGCYSFPNHVGVNHSEFGLGLDIPSLRDELARRVPLLTHEPGCAITGGDTSGIPAAVAAAAGADVCVLAVGDRAGMFGRGTSGEGCDAADLRLPGVQADLVRAVLATGTPVVLVLMTGRPYALGPEFDAAAGVVQAFFLGQLGGQALAEVLTGAVNPSGRLPVSVPRDAGGMPSTYLTPPLGRRNKVSSIDPTPSYPFGHGLSYTTFEWSDARIVEAADETWGEPAVWPVDGEVRVRITVANTGDRAGTEVVQLYLHDPVAQVTRPVVRLVGYARLPLAPGESAHVTFGVPADVASFTGLSGRRIVEPGDVELRFGRSSGDVAASLPLRLTGPERQVGYQRELFTSVRIEPLVAVPQSV